Proteins from one Choloepus didactylus isolate mChoDid1 chromosome 4, mChoDid1.pri, whole genome shotgun sequence genomic window:
- the NFATC4 gene encoding nuclear factor of activated T-cells, cytoplasmic 4 isoform X1, translating into MLPFSNPHPQRGEIESLQGRDLGALAGSMGAASCEDEELEFKLVFGEEKETPPLGPGGSGEELDSEDAPLCCRLALGEPPPYGAAPIGIPRPPPPRPGMHSPPPRPAPSPGTWESQPARSVRLGGPGGASGGTGGGRVFECPSIRITSISPTSDLPAPLEDNLDAWGDGSPRDYLPPEGFGGYREAGGQGGGPFFSPSPGSSSLSSWSFFSDASDEAALYAACDEVESELNEAASRFGLGSPLPSPRASPRPWTPEDPWSLYGRSPGTRGPEDSWLLLSTPGPTPASPRPASPCGKRRYSSSGTPSSASPALSRRGSLGEEGPEPPPPPPLPLTRDPGSPGPFDYVGAPPAESIPQKTRRTSSEQAAALPRPEEPAPCNGKLPSGAEDAAAPSVGPRKEVAGMDYLAVPSPLAWSKARIGGHSPIFRTSALPPLDWPLPSQYEQLELRIEVQPRAHHRAHYETEGSRGAVKAAPGGHPVVKLLGYSEKPLTLQMFIGTADERNLRPHAFYQVHRITGKMVATASYEAVVSGTKVLEMTLLPENNMAANIDCAGILKLRNSDIELRKGETDIGRKNTRVRLVFRVHVPQGSGKVISVQAASVPIECSQRSAQELPQVEAYSPSACSVRGGEELVLTGSNFLPDSKVVFIERGPDGKLQWEEEATVNRLQSNEVTLTLTVPEYSNKRVSRPVQVYFYVSNGRRKRSPTQSFKFLPVVFKEEPLSDSSLRGFPSASGPPFGTDMDFSPPRPPYPSYPHEDPAYETPYLSEGFSYGTPPLYPQTGPPPSYRSGLRMFPETGGTTGCARPPPVSFLPHPFPNDPYGGRGSPFPLGLPFPPPAPFRSPLPSSPPLEGPFPPQSGVHPPSAEGYSEVGPGYGPGEGAPEQEKSRGGYSSGFRDSVPIQGITLEEVSEIIGRDLSGFPAPSGEEPPA; encoded by the exons ATGCTCCCTTTTTCCAACCCACACCCGCAGAGAGGGGAAATTGAGTCACTACAAG GCCGGGACCTGGGGGCTCTGGCCGGATCCATGGGGGCAGCAAGCTGCGAGGATGAGGAGCTGGAATTTAAGCTGGTGTTCGGGGAGGAAAAGGAGACCCCCCCGCTGGGCCCGGGGGGGTCGGGGGAAG AACTGGACTCAGAGGACGCCCCACTATGCTGCCGTCTGGCCCTGGGAGAGCCCCCGCCCTACGGCGCTGCTCCCATTGGCATTCCCCGGCCTCCACCCCCTCGGCCTGGCATGCACTCGCCACCGCCGCGCCCGGCCCCCTCACCTGGCACCTGGGAGAGCCAACCCGCCCGGTCGGTGAGACTGGGGGGGCCGGGCGGGGCCTCTGGGGGAACTGGGGGCGGCCGGGTTTTCGAGTGCCCCAGCATCCGCATCACCTCCATCTCTCCCACGTCTGACCTGCCGGCTCCGTTAGAGGACAACCTCGACGCCTGGGGGGACGGCTCTCCCAGAGATTACCTCCCACCAGAAGGCTTTGGGGGCTACCGAGAGGCAGGGGGTCAGGGCGGGGGGCCTTTCTTCAGCCCGAGCCCCGGTAGCAGCAGCTTGTCCTCGTGGAGCTTCTTTTCGGATGCGTCGGACGAGGCAGCCCTATATGCGGCCTGCGACGAGGTGGAGTCTGAGTTAAATGAGGCGGCCTCCCGCTTTGGCCTGGGCTCTCCGCTGCCCTCGCCCCGGGCCTCTCCTAGGCCATGGACCCCTGAGGATCCCTGGAGCCTGTACGGCCGGAGCCCAGGAACCCGGGGGCCAGAGGATAGCTGGCTACTCCTCAGCACTCCAGGGCCAACTCCAGCATCCCCTCGACCTGCCTCTCCGTGCGGCAAGAGGCGCTATTCCAGCTCGGGAACCCCGTCTTCAGCCTCCCCAGCTCTGTCCCGCCGCGGCAGCCTGGGGGAAGAGGGTCCTGAGCCACCTCCACCACCCCCATTGCCTTTGACCCGGGACCCTGGCTCACCTGGCCCTTTTGACTATGTGGGTGCCCCACCGGCTGAGAGCATCCCCCAAAAGACCCGGCGGACTTCCAGCGAGCAGGCAGCGGCCTTGCCTCGGCCAGAGGAGCCTGCCCCATGCAATGGGAAGCTGCCTTCGGGAGCAGAGGATGCTGCTGCCCCTTCTGTGGGGCCCCGGAAGGAGGTGGCCGGCATGGACTACCTGGCAGTGCCCTCCCCACTTGCTTGGTCCAAGGCCCGGattgggggacacagccccatcTTCAG GACCTCTGCCCTACCCCCGCTGGACTGGCCTCTGCCTAGCCAGTATGAGCAGCTGGAGCTGAGGATAGAAGTGCAGCCTAGAGCCCACCATCGGGCCCACTATGAGACAGAGGGCAGCCGAGGAGCTGTCAAAGCCGCCCCTGGGGGTCACCCTGTGGTCAAG CTCCTAGGCTACAGTGAGAAGCCACTGACCCTACAGATGTTCATCGGCACTGCAGATGAAAGGAACCTGCGGCCTCATGCCTTCTACCAAGTGCACCGCATCACAGGCAAGATGGTGGCCACGGCCAGCTATGAGGCCGTAGTCAGTGGTACCAAGGTGTTGGAGATGACCCTGCTCCCTGAGAACAACATGGCAGCCAA CATCGACTGTGCTGGAATCCTGAAGCTTCGGAATTCAGACATTGAGCTGCGGAAGGGTGAGACAGACATCGGGCGCAAGAACACGCGTGTTCGACTGGTGTTTCGGGTCCACGTGCCCCAGGGCAGCGGGAAGGTCATCTCGGTGCAGGCAGCATCAGTGCCCATTGAGTGCT CTCAGCGCTCAGCTCAGGAGCTGCCCCAGGTGGAGGCCTACAGCCCCAGTGCCTGCTCCGTGAGAGGAGGTGAGGAACTAGTGCTGACCGGCTCCAACTTCCTGCCCGACTCCAAGGTGGTGTTCATTGAGAGGGGTCCTG ATGGAAAGCTGCAATGGGAAGAGGAGGCCACAGTGAACCGGTTGCAGAGCAATGAG GTGACACTGACACTGACTGTCCCTGAGTACAGCAACAAGCGGGTGTCACGGCCAGTCCAGGTCTACTTTTACGTCTCCAATGGGCGGAGGAAGCGCAGTCCTACCCAGAGTTTCAAGTTCCTGCCTG TGGTCTTCAAGGAGGAGCCTCTGTCGGACTCATCTCTCCGGGGCTTCCCTTCAGCATCAGGCCCCCCCTTTGGCACTGACATGGACTTCTCACCACCCAGGCCCCCCTACCCCTCCTATCCCCATGAAGACCCTGCTTACGAAACTCCTTACCTGTCAGAAGGCTTCAGCTATGGCACGCCCCCTCTGTATCCCCAGACGGGGCCCCCACCATCCTACAGATCTGGCCTGCGGATGTTCCCTGAGACTGGGGGGACCACAGGTTGTGCCCGGCCACCTCCCgtctccttccttccccaccccttccctaaTGACCCCTATGGAGGACGGGGCTCCCCCTTTCCCCTGGGGCTGCCATTCCCTCCTCCAGCTCCCTTTCGGTCCCCACTACCTTCGTCACCCCCTCTTGAAggccccttccctccccagaGTGGTGTTCATCCCCCATCTGCTGAGGGATACAGTGAGGTAGGGCCAGGCTAtggccctggggagggggctccggAGCAGGAGAAATCCAGGGGTGGCTACAGCAGCGGCTTCCGAGACAGTGTCCCTATCCAGGGTATCACGCTGGAGGAAG tgagTGAGATCATTGGCCGAGACCTGAGTGGCTTCCCTGCGCCGTCTGGAGAAGAGCCTCCTGCCTGA
- the NFATC4 gene encoding nuclear factor of activated T-cells, cytoplasmic 4 isoform X2 produces MEGFSESRGSSPVPELDSEDAPLCCRLALGEPPPYGAAPIGIPRPPPPRPGMHSPPPRPAPSPGTWESQPARSVRLGGPGGASGGTGGGRVFECPSIRITSISPTSDLPAPLEDNLDAWGDGSPRDYLPPEGFGGYREAGGQGGGPFFSPSPGSSSLSSWSFFSDASDEAALYAACDEVESELNEAASRFGLGSPLPSPRASPRPWTPEDPWSLYGRSPGTRGPEDSWLLLSTPGPTPASPRPASPCGKRRYSSSGTPSSASPALSRRGSLGEEGPEPPPPPPLPLTRDPGSPGPFDYVGAPPAESIPQKTRRTSSEQAAALPRPEEPAPCNGKLPSGAEDAAAPSVGPRKEVAGMDYLAVPSPLAWSKARIGGHSPIFRTSALPPLDWPLPSQYEQLELRIEVQPRAHHRAHYETEGSRGAVKAAPGGHPVVKLLGYSEKPLTLQMFIGTADERNLRPHAFYQVHRITGKMVATASYEAVVSGTKVLEMTLLPENNMAANIDCAGILKLRNSDIELRKGETDIGRKNTRVRLVFRVHVPQGSGKVISVQAASVPIECSQRSAQELPQVEAYSPSACSVRGGEELVLTGSNFLPDSKVVFIERGPDGKLQWEEEATVNRLQSNEVTLTLTVPEYSNKRVSRPVQVYFYVSNGRRKRSPTQSFKFLPVVFKEEPLSDSSLRGFPSASGPPFGTDMDFSPPRPPYPSYPHEDPAYETPYLSEGFSYGTPPLYPQTGPPPSYRSGLRMFPETGGTTGCARPPPVSFLPHPFPNDPYGGRGSPFPLGLPFPPPAPFRSPLPSSPPLEGPFPPQSGVHPPSAEGYSEVGPGYGPGEGAPEQEKSRGGYSSGFRDSVPIQGITLEEVSEIIGRDLSGFPAPSGEEPPA; encoded by the exons ATGGAAGGGTTTTCAGAGTCGAGGGGATCCTCCCCAGTGCCAG AACTGGACTCAGAGGACGCCCCACTATGCTGCCGTCTGGCCCTGGGAGAGCCCCCGCCCTACGGCGCTGCTCCCATTGGCATTCCCCGGCCTCCACCCCCTCGGCCTGGCATGCACTCGCCACCGCCGCGCCCGGCCCCCTCACCTGGCACCTGGGAGAGCCAACCCGCCCGGTCGGTGAGACTGGGGGGGCCGGGCGGGGCCTCTGGGGGAACTGGGGGCGGCCGGGTTTTCGAGTGCCCCAGCATCCGCATCACCTCCATCTCTCCCACGTCTGACCTGCCGGCTCCGTTAGAGGACAACCTCGACGCCTGGGGGGACGGCTCTCCCAGAGATTACCTCCCACCAGAAGGCTTTGGGGGCTACCGAGAGGCAGGGGGTCAGGGCGGGGGGCCTTTCTTCAGCCCGAGCCCCGGTAGCAGCAGCTTGTCCTCGTGGAGCTTCTTTTCGGATGCGTCGGACGAGGCAGCCCTATATGCGGCCTGCGACGAGGTGGAGTCTGAGTTAAATGAGGCGGCCTCCCGCTTTGGCCTGGGCTCTCCGCTGCCCTCGCCCCGGGCCTCTCCTAGGCCATGGACCCCTGAGGATCCCTGGAGCCTGTACGGCCGGAGCCCAGGAACCCGGGGGCCAGAGGATAGCTGGCTACTCCTCAGCACTCCAGGGCCAACTCCAGCATCCCCTCGACCTGCCTCTCCGTGCGGCAAGAGGCGCTATTCCAGCTCGGGAACCCCGTCTTCAGCCTCCCCAGCTCTGTCCCGCCGCGGCAGCCTGGGGGAAGAGGGTCCTGAGCCACCTCCACCACCCCCATTGCCTTTGACCCGGGACCCTGGCTCACCTGGCCCTTTTGACTATGTGGGTGCCCCACCGGCTGAGAGCATCCCCCAAAAGACCCGGCGGACTTCCAGCGAGCAGGCAGCGGCCTTGCCTCGGCCAGAGGAGCCTGCCCCATGCAATGGGAAGCTGCCTTCGGGAGCAGAGGATGCTGCTGCCCCTTCTGTGGGGCCCCGGAAGGAGGTGGCCGGCATGGACTACCTGGCAGTGCCCTCCCCACTTGCTTGGTCCAAGGCCCGGattgggggacacagccccatcTTCAG GACCTCTGCCCTACCCCCGCTGGACTGGCCTCTGCCTAGCCAGTATGAGCAGCTGGAGCTGAGGATAGAAGTGCAGCCTAGAGCCCACCATCGGGCCCACTATGAGACAGAGGGCAGCCGAGGAGCTGTCAAAGCCGCCCCTGGGGGTCACCCTGTGGTCAAG CTCCTAGGCTACAGTGAGAAGCCACTGACCCTACAGATGTTCATCGGCACTGCAGATGAAAGGAACCTGCGGCCTCATGCCTTCTACCAAGTGCACCGCATCACAGGCAAGATGGTGGCCACGGCCAGCTATGAGGCCGTAGTCAGTGGTACCAAGGTGTTGGAGATGACCCTGCTCCCTGAGAACAACATGGCAGCCAA CATCGACTGTGCTGGAATCCTGAAGCTTCGGAATTCAGACATTGAGCTGCGGAAGGGTGAGACAGACATCGGGCGCAAGAACACGCGTGTTCGACTGGTGTTTCGGGTCCACGTGCCCCAGGGCAGCGGGAAGGTCATCTCGGTGCAGGCAGCATCAGTGCCCATTGAGTGCT CTCAGCGCTCAGCTCAGGAGCTGCCCCAGGTGGAGGCCTACAGCCCCAGTGCCTGCTCCGTGAGAGGAGGTGAGGAACTAGTGCTGACCGGCTCCAACTTCCTGCCCGACTCCAAGGTGGTGTTCATTGAGAGGGGTCCTG ATGGAAAGCTGCAATGGGAAGAGGAGGCCACAGTGAACCGGTTGCAGAGCAATGAG GTGACACTGACACTGACTGTCCCTGAGTACAGCAACAAGCGGGTGTCACGGCCAGTCCAGGTCTACTTTTACGTCTCCAATGGGCGGAGGAAGCGCAGTCCTACCCAGAGTTTCAAGTTCCTGCCTG TGGTCTTCAAGGAGGAGCCTCTGTCGGACTCATCTCTCCGGGGCTTCCCTTCAGCATCAGGCCCCCCCTTTGGCACTGACATGGACTTCTCACCACCCAGGCCCCCCTACCCCTCCTATCCCCATGAAGACCCTGCTTACGAAACTCCTTACCTGTCAGAAGGCTTCAGCTATGGCACGCCCCCTCTGTATCCCCAGACGGGGCCCCCACCATCCTACAGATCTGGCCTGCGGATGTTCCCTGAGACTGGGGGGACCACAGGTTGTGCCCGGCCACCTCCCgtctccttccttccccaccccttccctaaTGACCCCTATGGAGGACGGGGCTCCCCCTTTCCCCTGGGGCTGCCATTCCCTCCTCCAGCTCCCTTTCGGTCCCCACTACCTTCGTCACCCCCTCTTGAAggccccttccctccccagaGTGGTGTTCATCCCCCATCTGCTGAGGGATACAGTGAGGTAGGGCCAGGCTAtggccctggggagggggctccggAGCAGGAGAAATCCAGGGGTGGCTACAGCAGCGGCTTCCGAGACAGTGTCCCTATCCAGGGTATCACGCTGGAGGAAG tgagTGAGATCATTGGCCGAGACCTGAGTGGCTTCCCTGCGCCGTCTGGAGAAGAGCCTCCTGCCTGA
- the NFATC4 gene encoding nuclear factor of activated T-cells, cytoplasmic 4 isoform X3: MLPFSNPHPQRGEIESLQGRDLGALAGSMGAASCEDEELEFKLVFGEEKETPPLGPGGSGEELDSEDAPLCCRLALGEPPPYGAAPIGIPRPPPPRPGMHSPPPRPAPSPGTWESQPARSVRLGGPGGASGGTGGGRVFECPSIRITSISPTSDLPAPLEDNLDAWGDGSPRDYLPPEGFGGYREAGGQGGGPFFSPSPGSSSLSSWSFFSDASDEAALYAACDEVESELNEAASRFGLGSPLPSPRASPRPWTPEDPWSLYGRSPGTRGPEDSWLLLSTPGPTPASPRPASPCGKRRYSSSGTPSSASPALSRRGSLGEEGPEPPPPPPLPLTRDPGSPGPFDYVGAPPAESIPQKTRRTSSEQAAALPRPEEPAPCNGKLPSGAEDAAAPSVGPRKEVAGMDYLAVPSPLAWSKARIGGHSPIFRTSALPPLDWPLPSQYEQLELRIEVQPRAHHRAHYETEGSRGAVKAAPGGHPVVKLLGYSEKPLTLQMFIGTADERNLRPHAFYQVHRITGKMVATASYEAVVSGTKVLEMTLLPENNMAANIDCAGILKLRNSDIELRKGETDIGRKNTRVRLVFRVHVPQGSGKVISVQAASVPIECSQRSAQELPQVEAYSPSACSVRGGEELVLTGSNFLPDSKVVFIERGPDGKLQWEEEATVNRLQSNEVTLTLTVPEYSNKRVSRPVQVYFYVSNGRRKRSPTQSFKFLPVVFKEEPLSDSSLRGFPSASGPPFGTDMDFSPPRPPYPSYPHEDPAYETPYLSEGFSYGTPPLYPQTGPPPSYRSGLRMFPETGGTTVSEIIGRDLSGFPAPSGEEPPA; encoded by the exons ATGCTCCCTTTTTCCAACCCACACCCGCAGAGAGGGGAAATTGAGTCACTACAAG GCCGGGACCTGGGGGCTCTGGCCGGATCCATGGGGGCAGCAAGCTGCGAGGATGAGGAGCTGGAATTTAAGCTGGTGTTCGGGGAGGAAAAGGAGACCCCCCCGCTGGGCCCGGGGGGGTCGGGGGAAG AACTGGACTCAGAGGACGCCCCACTATGCTGCCGTCTGGCCCTGGGAGAGCCCCCGCCCTACGGCGCTGCTCCCATTGGCATTCCCCGGCCTCCACCCCCTCGGCCTGGCATGCACTCGCCACCGCCGCGCCCGGCCCCCTCACCTGGCACCTGGGAGAGCCAACCCGCCCGGTCGGTGAGACTGGGGGGGCCGGGCGGGGCCTCTGGGGGAACTGGGGGCGGCCGGGTTTTCGAGTGCCCCAGCATCCGCATCACCTCCATCTCTCCCACGTCTGACCTGCCGGCTCCGTTAGAGGACAACCTCGACGCCTGGGGGGACGGCTCTCCCAGAGATTACCTCCCACCAGAAGGCTTTGGGGGCTACCGAGAGGCAGGGGGTCAGGGCGGGGGGCCTTTCTTCAGCCCGAGCCCCGGTAGCAGCAGCTTGTCCTCGTGGAGCTTCTTTTCGGATGCGTCGGACGAGGCAGCCCTATATGCGGCCTGCGACGAGGTGGAGTCTGAGTTAAATGAGGCGGCCTCCCGCTTTGGCCTGGGCTCTCCGCTGCCCTCGCCCCGGGCCTCTCCTAGGCCATGGACCCCTGAGGATCCCTGGAGCCTGTACGGCCGGAGCCCAGGAACCCGGGGGCCAGAGGATAGCTGGCTACTCCTCAGCACTCCAGGGCCAACTCCAGCATCCCCTCGACCTGCCTCTCCGTGCGGCAAGAGGCGCTATTCCAGCTCGGGAACCCCGTCTTCAGCCTCCCCAGCTCTGTCCCGCCGCGGCAGCCTGGGGGAAGAGGGTCCTGAGCCACCTCCACCACCCCCATTGCCTTTGACCCGGGACCCTGGCTCACCTGGCCCTTTTGACTATGTGGGTGCCCCACCGGCTGAGAGCATCCCCCAAAAGACCCGGCGGACTTCCAGCGAGCAGGCAGCGGCCTTGCCTCGGCCAGAGGAGCCTGCCCCATGCAATGGGAAGCTGCCTTCGGGAGCAGAGGATGCTGCTGCCCCTTCTGTGGGGCCCCGGAAGGAGGTGGCCGGCATGGACTACCTGGCAGTGCCCTCCCCACTTGCTTGGTCCAAGGCCCGGattgggggacacagccccatcTTCAG GACCTCTGCCCTACCCCCGCTGGACTGGCCTCTGCCTAGCCAGTATGAGCAGCTGGAGCTGAGGATAGAAGTGCAGCCTAGAGCCCACCATCGGGCCCACTATGAGACAGAGGGCAGCCGAGGAGCTGTCAAAGCCGCCCCTGGGGGTCACCCTGTGGTCAAG CTCCTAGGCTACAGTGAGAAGCCACTGACCCTACAGATGTTCATCGGCACTGCAGATGAAAGGAACCTGCGGCCTCATGCCTTCTACCAAGTGCACCGCATCACAGGCAAGATGGTGGCCACGGCCAGCTATGAGGCCGTAGTCAGTGGTACCAAGGTGTTGGAGATGACCCTGCTCCCTGAGAACAACATGGCAGCCAA CATCGACTGTGCTGGAATCCTGAAGCTTCGGAATTCAGACATTGAGCTGCGGAAGGGTGAGACAGACATCGGGCGCAAGAACACGCGTGTTCGACTGGTGTTTCGGGTCCACGTGCCCCAGGGCAGCGGGAAGGTCATCTCGGTGCAGGCAGCATCAGTGCCCATTGAGTGCT CTCAGCGCTCAGCTCAGGAGCTGCCCCAGGTGGAGGCCTACAGCCCCAGTGCCTGCTCCGTGAGAGGAGGTGAGGAACTAGTGCTGACCGGCTCCAACTTCCTGCCCGACTCCAAGGTGGTGTTCATTGAGAGGGGTCCTG ATGGAAAGCTGCAATGGGAAGAGGAGGCCACAGTGAACCGGTTGCAGAGCAATGAG GTGACACTGACACTGACTGTCCCTGAGTACAGCAACAAGCGGGTGTCACGGCCAGTCCAGGTCTACTTTTACGTCTCCAATGGGCGGAGGAAGCGCAGTCCTACCCAGAGTTTCAAGTTCCTGCCTG TGGTCTTCAAGGAGGAGCCTCTGTCGGACTCATCTCTCCGGGGCTTCCCTTCAGCATCAGGCCCCCCCTTTGGCACTGACATGGACTTCTCACCACCCAGGCCCCCCTACCCCTCCTATCCCCATGAAGACCCTGCTTACGAAACTCCTTACCTGTCAGAAGGCTTCAGCTATGGCACGCCCCCTCTGTATCCCCAGACGGGGCCCCCACCATCCTACAGATCTGGCCTGCGGATGTTCCCTGAGACTGGGGGGACCACAG tgagTGAGATCATTGGCCGAGACCTGAGTGGCTTCCCTGCGCCGTCTGGAGAAGAGCCTCCTGCCTGA